The Suncus etruscus isolate mSunEtr1 chromosome 7, mSunEtr1.pri.cur, whole genome shotgun sequence genome includes a window with the following:
- the TBX19 gene encoding T-box transcription factor TBX19, which yields PVAMSEPGAPQPDEGTMSRLLHVVESELRAGRDKGDPLEKQLRIVLEDAPLWQRFKDVTNEMIVTKNGRRMFPVLKVSVTGLDPNAMYSLLLDFVPTDSHRWKYVNGEWVPAGKPEVSSHSCVYIHPDSPNFGAHWMKAPISFSKVKLTNKLNGGGQIMLNSLHKYEPQVHVVRVGGTHRMVMNCSFPETQFIAVTAYQNEEITALKIKYNPFAKAFLDAKERNHLKELPEVMSESQHVTYSHLGGWIFSNPEGVCGAGGASYQYPGPLPLSAPHSSHSCDHHRGRRPVPYPSAYMPRNQGPSVNLMESSGNNLQVFPGSDTWTHLTSTPHVGLLPAPHPSGPISGGPSPYSCLWTLSNSSGGPGGPETHASPPGAFLLGSSTMGSPLSTQASPSAGLDVLGEPSLTSFAVSTWTAVATHPFSGCGGTGGSGCHSPSLES from the exons CCCGTGGCCATGAGTGAGCCGGGAGCTCCCCAGCCCGACGAGGGCACCATGTCCCGCCTGTTGCACGTGGTGGAGAGCGAGCTCCGGGCGGGCAGGGACAAGGGCGACCCCCTGGAGAAGCAACTGCGCATCGTCCTAGAGGATGCCCCCCTCTGGCAGCGATTCAAGGATGTCACCAATGAGATGATCGTCACCAAGAATGGCAG ACGAATGTTTCCAGTCCTCAAGGTCAGTGTCACGGGGCTGGATCCCAATGCCATGTACTCGCTCTTGCTGGACTTTGTCCCCACGGACAGTCACCGCTGGAAATATGTCAACGGGGAGTGGGTGCCTGCAGGCAAGCCTGAGGTATCTAGCCACAGCTGCGTCTACATCCACCCAGACTCCCCCAACTTTGGGGCACACTGGATGAAGGCCCCCATTTCCTTCAGCAAGGTGAAACTGACCAACAAGCTGAATGGAGGTGGGCAG ATCATGCTGAATTCCCTGCACAAATACGAGCCCCAAGTCCACGTGGTTCGAGTAGGGGGCACCCATCGGATGGTCATGAATTGCTCCTTCCCGGAAACCCAGTTCATCGCTGTGACGGCATATCAGAACGAGGAG ATCACTGCGCTTAAGATCAAGTACAACCCCTTCGCCAAAGCTTTCCTCGATGCCAAGGAAAG AAACCATCTGAAGGAGCTTCCAGAAGTAATGTCAGAGAGCCAGCATGTGACCTACTCTCACT TGGGAGGCTGGATCTTTTCCAACCCTGAAGGTGTATGCGGAGCAGGAGGTGCCTCTTACCAGTATCCGGGTCCGCTGCCCCTGTCTGCCCCCCACAGCTCCCACAGCTGTGATCATCACCGTGGACGCCGGCCTGTGCCCTATCCATCTGCTTACATGCCCCGAAATCAGGGTCCCTCAG TGAACCTGATGGAAAGTTCTGGCAACAACCTGCAGGTGTTCCCTGGGTCAGACACCTGGACCCACTTAACCTCCACACCCCACGTTGGCCTCctgcctgccccccaccccagtggCCCCATCAGTGGGGGGCCCAG CCCCTACTCCTGCCTGTGGACTCTCAGCAACAGCAGCGGGGGTCCAGGGGGCCCTGAGACACATGCTAGCCCCCCTGGTGCCTTTCTGCTGGGCAGTTCCACCATGGGCTCTCCCCTCTCAACGCAGGCTTCCCCCTCAGCCGGCCTGGATGTTCTCGGGGAGCCCTCGCTGACCAGCTTTGCCGTGTCCACCTGGACTGCTGTGGCTACGCACCCTTTCTCTGGCTGTGGGGGCACGGGCGGGTCTGGGTGCCACTCTCCGTCCTTGGAGAGTTAG